In Streptomyces sp. NBC_00306, a single genomic region encodes these proteins:
- a CDS encoding anti-sigma regulatory factor produces MPVLPHGEVNAGPAASPGRSTGTEKDGDETSTTYEIRTAEDLLVVRHAVRAATQRAGFGLVDQTRIVTAASELARNAYVHGGGGTLAIEHVQRTGQRGLRLCVADQGPGIADVERALTDGYTTGAGLGHGLGGARRLMDEFEVDTAPGQGTVVVALRWNART; encoded by the coding sequence CTGCCGGTGCTTCCACACGGTGAGGTCAACGCGGGGCCGGCCGCATCGCCGGGGCGTTCCACCGGTACGGAGAAGGACGGCGACGAGACGTCCACGACGTACGAGATCCGGACCGCGGAGGACCTGCTCGTCGTCCGCCACGCGGTGCGAGCGGCCACCCAGCGCGCCGGTTTCGGACTGGTGGACCAGACACGCATCGTCACCGCCGCCAGCGAACTGGCCCGTAACGCCTACGTCCACGGCGGTGGCGGCACCCTCGCGATAGAGCACGTCCAGCGCACCGGGCAGCGCGGCCTGCGCCTGTGCGTGGCGGATCAGGGACCGGGCATCGCGGATGTCGAGCGGGCGCTCACCGACGGGTACACGACGGGCGCCGGCCTCGGACACGGCCTGGGCGGCGCGCGGCGCCTGATGGACGAGTTCGAGGTGGACACCGCCCCCGGGCAGGGCACGGTCGTCGTGGCGCTGCGATGGAACGCGCGGACGTGA
- a CDS encoding IS110 family transposase has protein sequence MWEDSLTVFCGIDWAERHHDVALVDEAGTLLAQARITDDLAGYHKLLDLLAEHGDSPDDPIPVAIETSHGLLVASLRTGSRRVFAINPLAAARYRDRHGVSRKKSDPGDALVLANILRTDMHAHRPLPADTELVQAITVLARAQQDAVWTRQQVANQVRSLLREYYPAALLAFQSKQGGLTRADARVILTLAPTPAKAAKLTLAQLRAALKRSGRLRGCDAEAERLRDVFRAECARQLPSVEDAFGHQLLALLKQLDATCQAADDLAEAATAAFHQHADSEILLSFPGLGPMLGARVLAELGDDRARFADARALKSYAGSAPITRASGKKRFVGRRFVKNNRLINAGFLWAFAALTASPGANAHYRRRREHGDWHAAAQRHLLNRFLGQLHHCLKTRQQFDEQHAFAPLLSPPTEQAA, from the coding sequence ATCTGGGAGGACAGCTTGACCGTGTTCTGTGGCATCGACTGGGCAGAGCGTCACCACGACGTCGCCCTCGTCGACGAAGCCGGCACTCTGCTCGCCCAAGCCCGTATCACCGACGACCTTGCCGGCTACCACAAGCTCCTGGACCTCTTGGCCGAGCACGGCGACAGCCCAGATGATCCGATACCGGTGGCCATCGAGACCAGCCACGGTCTCCTGGTCGCGAGCCTGCGCACCGGCAGCCGTCGGGTCTTCGCGATCAACCCGCTCGCCGCCGCGCGCTACCGCGACCGCCACGGCGTCAGCCGAAAGAAGTCCGACCCCGGCGACGCACTTGTCCTGGCGAACATCCTGCGCACCGACATGCACGCCCACCGGCCTCTGCCGGCCGACACCGAACTCGTCCAGGCCATCACGGTCCTGGCCCGAGCACAGCAGGATGCCGTCTGGACTCGGCAGCAGGTCGCCAACCAGGTCCGCTCACTCCTGCGCGAGTATTACCCTGCTGCTCTCCTGGCCTTCCAGAGCAAGCAAGGCGGTCTGACCAGGGCTGACGCCCGCGTTATCCTCACTCTGGCGCCGACTCCGGCCAAGGCCGCGAAGCTCACCCTCGCCCAGCTGCGGGCTGCCCTCAAACGCAGTGGCCGCCTCCGCGGCTGCGACGCGGAAGCCGAGCGGCTGCGGGACGTCTTTCGCGCGGAGTGCGCCCGCCAGCTCCCCAGCGTCGAGGACGCCTTCGGTCACCAGCTCCTGGCCCTGCTCAAGCAGCTGGACGCCACCTGCCAGGCCGCAGACGATCTCGCGGAGGCGGCCACGGCCGCCTTTCACCAGCACGCCGACAGCGAGATCCTGCTCAGCTTCCCCGGCCTGGGGCCCATGCTCGGTGCCCGCGTGCTCGCCGAGTTGGGCGACGACCGGGCACGGTTCGCCGACGCCAGGGCGCTGAAGTCGTACGCCGGATCCGCCCCCATCACCCGGGCTTCCGGCAAGAAGCGTTTCGTCGGCCGCCGGTTCGTCAAGAACAATCGCCTCATCAATGCCGGCTTCCTCTGGGCCTTCGCCGCCCTTACCGCCTCACCAGGAGCAAACGCGCACTACCGGCGCCGACGCGAGCATGGTGACTGGCATGCCGCCGCACAAAGGCACTTGCTGAACCGCTTCCTTGGCCAGCTCCACCACTGCCTCAAGACCCGACAGCAGTTTGACGAACAGCACGCCTTCGCACCGCTCCTGTCACCCCCAACCGAGCAGGCGGCTTGA
- a CDS encoding STAS domain-containing protein: protein MSGGGTAGVPVLRLGDVLITGLLNELDDKAAIDFTDELTERIVADRASGVLIDISRLEIIDSFVARTLMELTTTAGLLGARVVVAGMRPAVAITLVELGLQLDGVETALNAEQGLAALGWRRVPQLQKGTAGASTR, encoded by the coding sequence GTGAGCGGCGGCGGTACCGCGGGCGTGCCGGTCCTGCGCCTGGGAGACGTCCTGATCACCGGGCTGCTGAACGAGCTCGACGACAAGGCGGCCATCGACTTCACCGACGAACTCACCGAGCGGATCGTCGCCGACCGGGCCTCCGGTGTGCTGATCGACATCTCCCGGCTGGAGATCATCGACTCGTTCGTCGCGCGCACCCTGATGGAACTGACCACCACCGCGGGCCTGCTCGGGGCACGCGTCGTGGTCGCCGGAATGCGGCCCGCCGTGGCTATCACCCTGGTGGAGCTCGGTCTTCAGCTCGACGGCGTCGAGACCGCGCTCAACGCCGAACAGGGCCTCGCCGCCCTGGGCTGGCGGCGGGTTCCCCAACTCCAGAAGGGGACTGCCGGTGCTTCCACACGGTGA
- a CDS encoding PP2C family protein-serine/threonine phosphatase has translation MDRFTAVERALRGAAPHALLEAVQGALAAHYAAVSVDLLLADYAMTILQPVNVPSGADHSVPAHANGQGRAFGAQQPHVEKDERSQQCTVHLPVSVRGDRLGVLTVELPADRFTPDAERELTDIAEILGHEIIVAGRDTDRFLEASRATRLTLAAEMQWQLLPGRSRIRPEYEIGAQLEPAYSTHGDNFDWSGDADQFTLTLTNGMGEGIEAALLTNLAINGLRNARRAGLSLVDQAFLADQAVYGHYHGIVHVAALLLRFDLATGDVEIVDAGSPKMWRMRQGRIEPIELEPQLPLGMFEETIYTAQRFQVQPGDRLLFASDGVYDVLSPAGERYGEKALARAITSTRLLPPSQVPGAVLKELSGHRGEGEADDDAMVVCLDWHGRP, from the coding sequence GTGGACAGATTCACGGCCGTGGAACGTGCGCTGCGCGGGGCTGCGCCTCATGCACTCCTCGAGGCAGTGCAGGGCGCGCTTGCCGCCCACTACGCGGCCGTCTCCGTCGATCTGCTCCTCGCCGACTACGCGATGACCATACTGCAGCCCGTCAACGTCCCCTCCGGCGCGGACCACTCGGTCCCCGCCCACGCCAACGGGCAGGGCCGCGCCTTCGGGGCCCAGCAGCCCCATGTGGAGAAGGACGAGCGGTCGCAGCAGTGCACCGTCCACCTGCCGGTCAGCGTCCGCGGCGACCGCCTCGGAGTCCTCACCGTCGAACTCCCCGCAGACCGGTTCACACCCGACGCCGAGCGGGAACTGACGGACATCGCGGAGATCCTGGGACACGAGATCATCGTGGCCGGGCGGGACACCGACCGTTTCCTCGAGGCGAGCCGCGCCACCAGGCTCACGCTCGCCGCCGAGATGCAGTGGCAGCTCCTGCCCGGCCGCTCCCGCATCCGCCCGGAGTACGAGATCGGCGCCCAGCTGGAGCCCGCGTACTCCACACACGGTGACAACTTCGACTGGTCGGGCGACGCGGACCAGTTCACCCTCACGCTCACCAACGGCATGGGCGAGGGCATCGAGGCCGCCCTGCTCACCAACCTCGCCATCAACGGACTGCGCAACGCCCGCCGTGCGGGACTCTCGCTCGTGGATCAGGCCTTCCTCGCCGACCAGGCGGTCTACGGGCACTACCACGGCATCGTCCATGTCGCGGCGCTCCTGCTGCGCTTCGACCTCGCCACCGGAGACGTGGAGATCGTCGACGCCGGATCCCCGAAGATGTGGCGCATGCGGCAGGGCCGGATCGAGCCCATCGAACTCGAACCCCAGCTGCCGCTCGGCATGTTCGAGGAGACGATCTACACCGCCCAGCGCTTCCAGGTGCAGCCCGGCGACCGCCTGCTGTTCGCCAGCGACGGCGTCTACGACGTCCTCTCGCCCGCCGGCGAACGCTACGGCGAGAAGGCCCTGGCCCGGGCCATCACCTCCACCCGTCTGCTGCCCCCCTCCCAGGTACCCGGCGCCGTTCTGAAGGAGCTCTCCGGGCACCGCGGGGAGGGCGAGGCGGACGACGACGCGATGGTGGTGTGCCTCGACTGGCACGGCCGCCCCTGA
- the kdpA gene encoding potassium-transporting ATPase subunit KdpA: MSPILAAVLQVLALIVALALAYRPLGDYMARVYSSTKHLRVEKWIYKAIGANPSAEMRWPAYLRGVLAFSAVGVLFLYLLQRLQGSLPGSLGFASIDPDQAFNTAASFVANTNWQSYYGEQAMGHVVQTGGLAVQNFVSAAVGIAVAVALVRGFARARTGELGNFWADLVRGTVRILLPIAVIGAILLVACGAIQNFAGIHEVGQFMGGTQEWNGGAVASQEAIKELGTNGGGYFNANSAHPFENPNGLSNLLEIFLILLIPFALTRTFGQMVGSVKQGYAILATMVAIWIGFTALMMWTEFHHGGPAFDIAGGAMEGKETRFGVGGSSIFAVATTLTSTGAVNSFHSSFTGFGGGITMLGMQLGEIAPGGTGSGLYGILIMAIIAVFIAGLMVGRTPEYLGKKIGTREIKLAACYILITPALVLCFTAAALVLPTPVNSLTNSGAHGFSEILYAYTSAANNNGSAFAGLNADTQWFNTTLGLAMLLGRFLPIVFVLALAGSLAEQKPVPATAGTLRTDKPLYAGLLVGTILIIAGLTYFPALALGPLAEGLAS, encoded by the coding sequence ATGAGTCCCATCCTCGCCGCCGTGCTCCAGGTGCTCGCGCTGATCGTCGCGCTGGCGCTGGCGTACCGCCCGCTCGGCGACTACATGGCCCGGGTCTACTCCTCGACCAAGCATCTGCGGGTCGAGAAGTGGATATACAAGGCCATCGGCGCCAATCCGTCCGCCGAGATGCGCTGGCCCGCCTATCTGCGCGGTGTGCTGGCCTTCTCCGCGGTCGGCGTCCTCTTCCTCTACCTGCTCCAGCGGCTCCAGGGCAGCCTGCCCGGCTCGCTCGGCTTCGCCTCGATCGACCCGGACCAGGCGTTCAACACCGCCGCGTCCTTCGTCGCGAACACCAACTGGCAGTCGTACTACGGCGAGCAGGCCATGGGCCACGTCGTCCAGACCGGCGGTCTGGCGGTGCAGAACTTCGTCTCCGCCGCCGTCGGCATCGCCGTCGCGGTCGCCCTCGTCCGGGGCTTCGCCCGCGCCCGCACCGGTGAGCTGGGCAACTTCTGGGCAGACCTGGTCCGCGGCACCGTCCGCATCCTGCTGCCCATCGCCGTGATCGGTGCGATCCTCCTGGTCGCGTGCGGCGCGATCCAGAACTTCGCCGGGATCCACGAGGTCGGCCAGTTCATGGGTGGCACGCAGGAGTGGAACGGCGGCGCGGTGGCCTCGCAGGAGGCCATCAAGGAGCTGGGCACGAACGGCGGCGGTTACTTCAACGCCAACTCGGCCCACCCCTTCGAGAACCCGAACGGCCTGTCCAATCTGCTGGAGATCTTCCTGATCCTGCTGATCCCGTTCGCGCTGACGCGCACCTTCGGCCAGATGGTCGGCTCGGTCAAGCAGGGCTACGCGATCCTGGCGACGATGGTGGCGATCTGGATCGGGTTCACCGCGCTGATGATGTGGACCGAGTTCCACCACGGCGGCCCGGCGTTCGACATCGCCGGCGGCGCGATGGAGGGCAAGGAGACCCGCTTCGGAGTCGGCGGCTCGTCGATCTTCGCGGTGGCCACGACGCTCACCTCGACCGGCGCGGTCAACTCCTTCCACTCCTCGTTCACGGGCTTCGGCGGCGGTATCACCATGCTGGGGATGCAGCTGGGCGAGATCGCCCCCGGTGGTACGGGTTCCGGTCTCTACGGCATCCTGATCATGGCGATCATCGCCGTGTTCATCGCGGGCCTGATGGTCGGCCGTACCCCCGAGTACCTCGGCAAGAAGATCGGCACCCGCGAGATCAAGCTCGCGGCCTGCTACATCCTCATCACCCCGGCGCTGGTGCTGTGCTTCACCGCCGCGGCGCTGGTCCTGCCGACCCCGGTGAACTCGCTGACCAACTCGGGTGCGCACGGCTTCTCCGAGATCCTCTACGCGTACACCTCGGCGGCCAACAACAACGGCTCGGCCTTCGCGGGTCTGAACGCGGACACGCAGTGGTTCAACACCACCCTCGGTCTCGCGATGCTCCTGGGCCGCTTCCTGCCGATCGTGTTCGTCCTCGCCCTGGCGGGCTCCCTCGCCGAGCAGAAGCCGGTGCCGGCGACCGCGGGCACCCTGCGGACCGACAAGCCCCTCTACGCGGGCCTGCTGGTCGGCACCATCCTGATCATCGCGGGTCTGACCTACTTCCCGGCACTGGCGCTGGGCCCCCTCGCCGAAGGACTGGCGTCATGA
- the kdpF gene encoding K(+)-transporting ATPase subunit F, with translation MTAENIVGLIVAVALLGYLVLALVYPERF, from the coding sequence GTGACTGCCGAGAACATCGTCGGCCTGATCGTGGCCGTCGCCCTGCTGGGCTACCTCGTCCTCGCCCTTGTGTACCCGGAGAGGTTCTGA
- a CDS encoding potassium-transporting ATPase subunit C gives MNNSVGSTARLIGAGLRALLVLTVVCGVIYPLAITGVAQALFNNKANGSEVSSNGKVVGSELIGQTYNLPPKNPNDPEEAPAPDLKWFQPRPSNGLGSNSVNTQYSLILSGATNRSGDNPELIQWVKDAKAAVVKDNSTATYKVKPSEVPADAVTSSGSGLDPAISPQYAELQVHRVAEKNNLDVGKVEKLVKDHTDGRTLGFIGEPTVNVLELNIALKELTGGR, from the coding sequence ATGAACAACTCTGTCGGCAGCACGGCACGGCTGATCGGGGCAGGGCTGCGCGCCCTCCTCGTCCTGACCGTCGTCTGCGGCGTGATCTACCCGCTCGCCATCACCGGGGTCGCCCAGGCACTCTTCAACAACAAGGCCAACGGGTCCGAGGTGTCCTCGAACGGCAAGGTCGTCGGCTCCGAACTGATCGGGCAGACGTACAACCTTCCGCCGAAGAACCCCAACGACCCGGAGGAGGCCCCGGCCCCGGACCTGAAGTGGTTCCAGCCGCGCCCGTCCAACGGCCTGGGCAGCAACAGCGTCAACACCCAGTACTCGCTGATCCTCTCAGGAGCGACCAACCGCTCGGGCGACAACCCCGAGCTGATCCAGTGGGTCAAGGACGCCAAGGCCGCGGTGGTCAAGGACAACTCCACCGCCACCTACAAGGTCAAGCCCTCCGAGGTCCCGGCAGACGCCGTCACCTCCTCCGGCTCCGGCCTGGACCCGGCCATCTCCCCCCAGTACGCGGAGCTCCAGGTCCACCGGGTGGCCGAGAAGAACAACCTCGACGTCGGCAAGGTCGAAAAGCTGGTCAAGGACCACACCGACGGCCGGACCCTCGGCTTCATCGGCGAGCCGACGGTGAACGTCCTCGAACTCAACATCGCGCTCAAGGAGCTCACCGGCGGACGCTGA
- the kdpB gene encoding potassium-transporting ATPase subunit KdpB, whose amino-acid sequence MTPATKKHEEPRSMSTATPTRAPHSDAPTGHKPDAARVGGGLFDPKQLITSLPDALRKLDPRVMIKSPVMFVVLVGSVLTTIFAITDPTNWFGWAIAAWLWLTTIFANLAEAVAEGRGKAQADTLRKAKTDTVARRLTKDGRAEEQVPGTELRIGDLVVCEAGDIIPGDGDVVEGVASVDESAITGESAPVIRESGGDRSAVTGGTKVLSDRIVIKITAKPGETFIDRMIALVEGAARQKTPNEIALNILLASLTIVFLLAVVTLQPFAKYAGAEQTMIVLTALLVCLIPTTIGALLSAIGIAGMDRLVQRNVLAMSGRAVEAAGDVSTLLLDKTGTITLGNRQAAEFVPVKGVTEADLADAAQLSSLADETPEGRSIVVLAKEKYALRERHQGELAHAEWIAFTAQTRMSGVDVDGRKVRKGAAGSVIAWVAERGGTVSDDADTLAGTISQAGGTPLLVAVEDDRGARILGVIHLKDVVKEGMRERFDELRRMGIKTVMITGDNPLTARAIAEEAGVDDFLAEATPEDKMALIKREQAGGKLVAMTGDGTNDAPALAQADVGVAMNTGTSAAKEAGNMVDLDSNPTKLIEIVEIGKQLLITRGALTTFSIANDVAKYFAIIPAMFAVVYPGLDKLNIMGLSSPESAILSAVIFNALIIVALVPLALKGVQYRPTSADKMLRRNLGIYGLGGLIAPFIGIKLIDLLISLIPGIG is encoded by the coding sequence ATGACCCCCGCAACGAAGAAGCACGAGGAGCCCCGCTCCATGTCCACTGCCACACCGACCCGGGCGCCTCACAGCGATGCGCCCACCGGTCACAAGCCCGACGCGGCCCGCGTCGGCGGGGGTCTGTTCGACCCGAAGCAGCTGATCACGTCCCTGCCGGACGCCCTCAGGAAGCTCGACCCGCGGGTGATGATCAAGTCGCCCGTGATGTTCGTGGTCCTGGTCGGCTCCGTGCTGACGACGATCTTCGCGATCACGGACCCGACCAACTGGTTCGGCTGGGCGATCGCCGCCTGGCTCTGGCTGACCACGATCTTCGCCAACCTGGCGGAGGCCGTGGCCGAGGGCCGCGGCAAGGCGCAGGCCGACACCCTGCGCAAGGCCAAGACCGACACCGTCGCCCGCCGTCTGACCAAGGACGGCAGGGCGGAGGAGCAGGTGCCCGGCACCGAGCTGCGCATCGGCGACCTGGTCGTCTGCGAGGCCGGCGACATCATCCCCGGCGACGGTGACGTCGTCGAGGGCGTCGCATCGGTCGACGAGTCGGCCATCACCGGCGAGTCGGCCCCGGTCATCCGTGAGTCCGGCGGTGACCGCAGCGCGGTCACCGGTGGTACGAAGGTGCTGTCCGACCGGATCGTCATCAAGATCACGGCGAAGCCCGGTGAGACGTTCATCGACCGGATGATCGCGCTCGTCGAGGGCGCGGCCCGTCAGAAGACACCCAACGAGATCGCGCTGAACATCCTGCTCGCCTCGCTGACCATCGTCTTCCTGCTCGCGGTCGTCACCCTCCAGCCGTTCGCGAAGTACGCCGGCGCCGAACAGACCATGATCGTGCTGACCGCACTGCTGGTCTGTCTGATCCCGACCACGATCGGCGCACTGCTCTCGGCCATCGGTATCGCGGGCATGGACCGGCTGGTCCAGCGCAATGTGCTGGCCATGTCCGGCCGCGCTGTCGAGGCCGCGGGCGACGTCTCCACCCTCCTTCTCGACAAGACCGGCACCATCACCCTCGGCAACCGCCAGGCCGCCGAGTTCGTCCCGGTCAAGGGAGTCACGGAGGCCGACCTGGCGGACGCGGCCCAGCTCTCCTCGCTCGCCGACGAGACCCCCGAGGGCCGCTCCATCGTCGTCCTGGCGAAGGAGAAGTACGCGCTGCGCGAGCGCCACCAGGGCGAACTGGCGCACGCCGAGTGGATCGCCTTCACCGCCCAGACCCGGATGTCGGGTGTGGATGTCGACGGCCGCAAGGTCCGCAAGGGCGCGGCGGGTTCGGTCATCGCCTGGGTCGCCGAGCGCGGTGGCACCGTCTCCGACGACGCCGACACCCTCGCAGGCACGATCTCGCAGGCCGGCGGCACCCCGCTGCTGGTCGCCGTCGAGGACGACCGGGGCGCCCGGATCCTGGGTGTCATCCACCTCAAGGACGTCGTCAAGGAAGGCATGCGTGAGCGGTTCGACGAACTGCGGCGCATGGGCATCAAGACGGTCATGATCACGGGTGACAACCCGCTGACCGCCCGGGCGATCGCCGAGGAGGCGGGTGTCGACGACTTCCTCGCCGAGGCCACGCCCGAGGACAAGATGGCGCTCATCAAGCGGGAGCAGGCCGGCGGCAAGCTGGTCGCGATGACCGGCGACGGTACGAACGACGCCCCCGCGCTGGCCCAGGCGGATGTCGGAGTGGCCATGAACACCGGTACCTCGGCCGCCAAGGAGGCCGGGAACATGGTGGACCTGGACTCCAACCCGACGAAGCTGATCGAGATCGTCGAGATCGGCAAGCAGCTCCTCATCACCCGAGGCGCTCTGACGACCTTCTCGATCGCCAACGACGTCGCGAAGTACTTCGCGATCATCCCCGCGATGTTCGCGGTGGTCTACCCGGGCCTGGACAAGCTCAACATCATGGGCCTGTCCTCGCCGGAGTCGGCGATCCTGTCCGCGGTCATCTTCAACGCGCTGATCATCGTCGCGCTCGTGCCGCTCGCCCTCAAGGGCGTGCAGTACCGGCCGACCAGCGCCGACAAGATGCTCCGCCGCAACCTCGGGATCTACGGACTCGGCGGCCTCATCGCCCCGTTCATCGGCATCAAACTCATCGACCTGCTCATCTCCCTCATCCCTGGCATCGGGTGA
- a CDS encoding STAS domain-containing protein, whose product MNASEPEARLDICAVLREQGEKVADRWVQLQLEQAALGTGITEAELREEADTLVDALRAGLESDQPVEQLVEAHRGLHQAITELSLLRARRGASPAVIASAVRALKEALLEAVQDLSRDSASLYAAARLTDRLLDAAAAVSFATFVEGREEIIRRQSRQLLEVSTPVVRLWDKVLAVPLIGTLDTARTQVVMENLLEAIQQYEAQVAIIDITGVPTVDTAVAHHLMQTVNAVRLMGADCVISGIRPPIAQTISQLGIDLSAILTRATLADALAAAIPLTEASGQATGTAALR is encoded by the coding sequence ATGAACGCCAGTGAGCCTGAGGCCCGGCTCGACATCTGCGCAGTACTGCGCGAGCAGGGCGAGAAGGTGGCCGACCGGTGGGTGCAGCTTCAGCTGGAGCAGGCAGCGCTCGGGACCGGGATCACCGAAGCCGAACTCCGCGAGGAGGCCGACACCCTGGTCGACGCGCTGCGGGCCGGGCTGGAGAGCGACCAGCCGGTCGAGCAGCTGGTCGAGGCCCACCGGGGCCTGCACCAGGCGATCACCGAGCTGTCCCTGCTGCGGGCCCGGCGCGGAGCCTCGCCCGCCGTGATCGCGTCGGCAGTGCGGGCGCTGAAGGAAGCACTGCTGGAAGCCGTGCAGGACCTCTCGCGCGACAGCGCGTCCCTGTACGCCGCCGCCCGGCTGACCGACCGCCTGCTGGACGCCGCGGCCGCGGTGTCCTTCGCCACGTTCGTGGAGGGGCGCGAGGAGATCATCCGGCGGCAGAGCCGCCAGCTGCTGGAGGTGTCCACGCCGGTCGTGCGGCTGTGGGACAAGGTGCTCGCGGTCCCGCTGATCGGCACGCTGGACACCGCCCGCACCCAGGTGGTGATGGAGAACCTGCTGGAGGCCATCCAGCAGTACGAGGCGCAGGTCGCGATCATCGACATCACCGGGGTGCCGACGGTGGACACCGCCGTGGCCCACCACCTGATGCAGACGGTCAACGCCGTACGGCTCATGGGCGCCGACTGTGTCATCAGCGGCATCCGCCCGCCCATCGCCCAGACCATCTCCCAGCTCGGCATCGACCTGTCCGCCATCCTCACCCGTGCCACCCTCGCCGACGCCCTGGCCGCCGCCATCCCTCTCACCGAGGCGTCCGGGCAGGCGACCGGTACCGCGGCTCTCCGGTGA
- a CDS encoding MarR family transcriptional regulator has translation MHSETSSNDDRAAAVHAAREVIELLEVLWHQGRDATSTAPVSSSQLRVLYILDRDQPINLRTLGEVLGSAPSSVSRMCDRLEALGFIQRSPSSASRRELELRLSGRGESYLRDLRIRREGALLEVISSMTPAERTALVDGLGGFRFAFEGAPSKDGRAGTAAESA, from the coding sequence ATGCATTCCGAGACTTCTTCGAACGACGATCGGGCTGCCGCCGTCCACGCAGCCCGTGAGGTCATCGAACTTCTCGAAGTGCTCTGGCACCAAGGCCGCGACGCGACGTCCACGGCCCCCGTCTCGTCCTCGCAACTGCGCGTGCTGTACATCCTCGACCGCGACCAGCCCATCAACCTGCGCACACTCGGCGAGGTCCTCGGGTCGGCACCCTCGTCGGTGAGCCGGATGTGCGATCGACTCGAAGCCCTGGGCTTCATCCAGCGATCTCCCAGCTCAGCCAGCCGCCGCGAGCTGGAGCTGCGCCTGTCGGGCCGGGGTGAGAGCTACCTCCGGGATCTGCGGATCCGGCGCGAAGGCGCACTGCTCGAGGTCATCTCCAGCATGACACCCGCGGAGCGTACGGCGCTCGTGGACGGCCTCGGCGGCTTCCGCTTCGCCTTCGAGGGCGCGCCCTCGAAGGACGGACGGGCGGGCACCGCGGCGGAGTCCGCCTGA
- a CDS encoding MarR family winged helix-turn-helix transcriptional regulator gives MEVEAPAGSETAVAALMALAEHAGLTAPHPHLWLRALVAVQGGADCPAELRRALGTTAPSTSRLCARLESAGLLARRADPKDRRRTLVELSPAGAEEVRSHHARTADLIGAALPASGPEVEAFGVACTIARAHLIRALSSPGS, from the coding sequence GTGGAAGTCGAGGCTCCGGCGGGCAGCGAGACGGCGGTAGCGGCGCTGATGGCCCTGGCCGAGCACGCCGGCCTCACCGCGCCCCATCCCCACCTGTGGCTGCGGGCTCTGGTCGCCGTGCAGGGCGGAGCCGACTGCCCCGCCGAGCTGCGGCGGGCACTGGGTACCACCGCGCCCTCCACCAGCCGGTTGTGCGCCCGGCTGGAGAGTGCCGGGCTGCTCGCGCGGCGCGCCGATCCGAAGGACCGGCGCAGGACGCTGGTCGAGCTCAGCCCGGCAGGCGCGGAAGAGGTGCGCAGCCATCACGCGCGCACGGCGGATCTGATCGGGGCGGCCCTGCCCGCGTCGGGGCCCGAGGTGGAGGCCTTCGGGGTCGCGTGCACCATCGCGCGCGCCCACCTGATCCGGGCGCTGTCGTCCCCCGGAAGCTGA
- a CDS encoding DUF6896 domain-containing protein gives MERVGAARDLVLGYVRALSAIDEAVRVAIPSLERMADVVGLARSRRIRRSDHIGAYSYTVHGAGCRFVSDNGTEVEVDFAVDGSEVFDLWRLRCYGLSLPDTVDVTDDELWSAVRSLRPPLHEVRPGWFRVAN, from the coding sequence ATGGAACGGGTGGGGGCTGCGCGAGACCTCGTGCTCGGCTACGTACGCGCTCTGAGCGCGATTGATGAGGCCGTGCGGGTCGCGATCCCCTCGCTTGAGCGCATGGCGGACGTCGTCGGCCTGGCCCGTTCGCGCCGGATCAGGCGGAGTGATCACATCGGCGCCTACTCCTACACGGTTCATGGGGCGGGCTGCCGCTTCGTCAGTGACAACGGCACTGAGGTCGAGGTGGACTTCGCAGTCGACGGGAGTGAAGTCTTCGACCTTTGGCGGCTGCGCTGTTACGGACTGAGCCTGCCGGACACGGTTGACGTCACGGATGACGAGTTGTGGTCCGCAGTGCGGTCGCTGCGACCGCCTTTGCACGAGGTGCGGCCGGGGTGGTTCCGGGTAGCCAACTGA